A single region of the Thermococcus paralvinellae genome encodes:
- a CDS encoding aspartate/glutamate racemase family protein → MLTILDPIKGKEFEKIVRDYLKKYFPKDEFRVITLKDGPKTIENFTDKTFACSKVLKILDELKNSSAIVIDCFADPCLFELRENLDIPVFGAGETTMHIAAMLGEFSVIGPGDNLISWTRMQAREYGVFDKLISIRRIKFSVEDILENSSELYEETKKACERVIEDGADVVVLGCTGFSVIAENLRKEIWDEYKVPVLEPLLTTYSVARSLFNIVKHGKKGLFSGR, encoded by the coding sequence ATGTTGACGATTTTGGATCCAATAAAGGGGAAAGAGTTCGAGAAAATCGTAAGGGATTATCTAAAGAAATATTTCCCGAAAGATGAGTTCAGAGTCATAACACTTAAAGATGGTCCTAAAACTATAGAAAACTTCACAGATAAAACCTTTGCATGCTCAAAAGTTCTAAAAATCCTTGATGAACTTAAAAATTCATCTGCAATTGTGATAGATTGCTTTGCTGATCCTTGTTTATTTGAACTGAGGGAGAACCTCGATATTCCAGTTTTTGGAGCCGGAGAAACAACGATGCATATCGCAGCAATGCTCGGGGAATTTTCAGTTATTGGTCCCGGAGATAACTTGATATCATGGACAAGAATGCAGGCAAGGGAATATGGAGTATTTGACAAACTCATATCAATCAGGAGGATAAAATTCTCTGTCGAAGATATTTTGGAGAATAGCAGTGAGTTATATGAAGAAACGAAGAAAGCATGCGAAAGAGTTATCGAAGATGGGGCAGATGTAGTTGTTCTGGGATGTACGGGGTTTAGCGTAATTGCAGAGAATTTAAGAAAAGAGATTTGGGATGAATACAAAGTTCCCGTTTTAGAACCTCTTTTGACGACTTACTCCGTTGCACGCTCCTTGTTTAATATTGTCAAACACGGAAAGAAAGGATTGTTTTCTGGGAGGTGA
- a CDS encoding ABC transporter ATP-binding protein — MIKVEHLKKYFPVTQGFLRKKVLWLKAVDDVSFEIQDGETFGLVGESGSGKSTTGRTILRLYEPTGGKVYFNDIEITALSKEELKRIRPKMQIIYQDPYSSLNPRLTIFDIIAEPLREYGHENIEDRVLELLEAVGLSEEHAKKYPDELSGGQCQRVAIARALALDPEFLVLDEPTSALDVSVQAQVLNLLDSLQKEMNLTYLFISHDLGVVRYLADKVGVMYLGNLVEVGTLDQVFDNPMHPYTRMLLSSIPIPDPKARSLKKGVVIGEIPSPLNPPKGCKFHPRCPFYKPGVCDAKEPEMSEVERGHLVKCHFAGEL; from the coding sequence ATGATTAAAGTTGAACATCTCAAAAAGTATTTCCCCGTAACTCAAGGATTTCTGCGAAAAAAGGTTCTTTGGCTCAAAGCTGTGGATGATGTATCTTTTGAAATTCAAGATGGTGAAACTTTTGGACTCGTAGGTGAGAGTGGAAGCGGTAAATCCACAACGGGAAGAACGATTTTGAGATTATACGAACCAACGGGAGGAAAGGTTTATTTTAATGACATCGAAATCACGGCTTTATCCAAAGAGGAGCTAAAGAGAATAAGGCCTAAAATGCAAATAATCTATCAGGACCCCTATTCTTCTTTGAATCCGAGATTAACGATCTTCGACATAATTGCTGAACCATTGAGAGAATATGGTCATGAGAACATTGAGGACAGGGTTCTTGAACTTCTTGAAGCAGTTGGACTCAGTGAAGAGCATGCAAAGAAGTATCCTGATGAATTGAGCGGTGGACAGTGTCAGAGGGTGGCAATAGCAAGGGCCCTAGCATTGGATCCAGAGTTCTTAGTTTTAGATGAACCAACATCAGCTTTAGATGTCTCTGTTCAGGCTCAGGTTCTCAACCTGTTAGATAGCTTGCAGAAGGAGATGAATTTGACGTACCTCTTTATTTCCCATGATTTGGGTGTTGTGAGGTATCTAGCAGATAAGGTTGGTGTTATGTATCTTGGAAACCTTGTTGAAGTGGGAACATTGGATCAGGTTTTTGACAATCCCATGCATCCATATACGAGAATGCTCCTAAGTTCAATTCCAATTCCAGACCCAAAAGCGAGATCACTCAAGAAAGGTGTCGTTATTGGGGAAATCCCCAGTCCGCTTAACCCACCAAAAGGCTGTAAATTCCATCCCAGATGTCCTTTCTATAAACCCGGGGTTTGTGATGCCAAAGAGCCTGAAATGAGTGAAGTTGAAAGAGGACACTTAGTTAAGTGCCACTTTGCAGGTGAGTTATAA
- a CDS encoding ABC transporter ATP-binding protein: protein MKELLQIKDLYVNFRTLWGIAKVLNGVNLTIHKGEVFGLVGETGCGKSVTALSILRLLPSNAEVSGKILFKGENLLEKSEEEMRKIRGKEISIIFQDPMTSLNPLFKIKDQMIDVIMLHEGLEKERAIEHAKKLLKAVGLPADRVLNSYPHELSGGMRQRVMIAMALSSNPSLLIADEPTTALDVTIQKQILELILDLKNQYNFSVLLITHDLGVVAEVCDRVGVMYAGNIVEITETEELFENPLHPYTKGLLSVVPDPRQKKPLKPLRGSVPSLINPPSGCRFHPRCDHMKDICKKAKPELIEYSSGHFVACHLYGGDLDD from the coding sequence ATGAAAGAGCTCCTCCAGATAAAAGACCTATATGTTAACTTTAGAACCCTTTGGGGAATCGCAAAGGTCCTTAATGGTGTGAATCTGACAATACATAAGGGAGAAGTCTTTGGCCTTGTTGGAGAAACTGGATGTGGAAAGAGTGTTACTGCACTTAGCATCTTACGACTCTTGCCATCAAATGCAGAGGTTTCTGGTAAAATACTGTTCAAGGGGGAAAACTTACTTGAGAAATCAGAAGAAGAAATGAGGAAGATAAGGGGCAAAGAAATCTCGATAATCTTCCAAGACCCAATGACATCTCTAAATCCTCTTTTCAAAATAAAAGATCAAATGATTGACGTGATAATGCTTCATGAAGGTCTTGAAAAAGAGCGGGCAATTGAGCATGCGAAGAAACTTCTTAAAGCAGTTGGTCTACCGGCAGATAGAGTGTTAAATTCTTATCCTCATGAGCTCAGTGGTGGAATGAGACAGAGAGTAATGATTGCAATGGCACTTTCCTCCAATCCCTCACTTCTGATAGCTGATGAACCAACAACAGCTTTGGATGTTACAATTCAAAAGCAAATTCTTGAGTTAATTTTAGACTTGAAAAATCAGTACAACTTCTCGGTTTTGCTGATAACTCACGATTTAGGAGTCGTCGCTGAAGTATGTGATAGGGTTGGCGTCATGTACGCCGGAAACATAGTGGAAATTACAGAAACCGAGGAGCTCTTTGAAAACCCACTTCATCCATACACCAAGGGATTGCTTTCGGTTGTTCCAGATCCAAGACAGAAGAAACCACTTAAGCCTCTCAGAGGAAGCGTTCCAAGCTTAATAAATCCGCCAAGTGGATGCAGGTTTCATCCTAGATGTGACCATATGAAGGACATCTGCAAAAAAGCAAAACCTGAACTCATAGAGTATTCTTCGGGGCATTTTGTTGCATGTCACCTTTATGGAGGGGATTTGGATGATTAA
- the nikC gene encoding nickel transporter permease, with translation MRKEEMLKILFRNKLSILGLSIIIALVLIAILAPILAPYPEQALGEPNLKERLQPPSWKHPFGTDHLGRDVLSRVIYGTRTSLIIGFSVVALALLIGVPLGLIAGYFGGKVDLAVMRITDIFLAFPPLLLALLIATTLGRGMVNAILALAISWWPWYTRLARGMAISVKERPYVEAAKAMGIADWKIMLRHILPNSISPVIVQATMDMGSAILEAAALSFLGLGVQPPTPDWGLMVSEGKDYFLNYWWYPVFPGLAIFITVIAFNLLGDAVREVIDPRLRRRFL, from the coding sequence ATGAGAAAGGAAGAAATGCTTAAAATCCTGTTCAGGAATAAGCTTTCAATTTTAGGGTTATCCATAATTATTGCATTGGTTTTAATAGCCATTCTTGCTCCAATATTGGCCCCATATCCAGAACAAGCTTTGGGTGAGCCTAATTTAAAGGAGCGTTTGCAGCCTCCAAGCTGGAAACATCCATTTGGGACAGATCACCTAGGGAGAGATGTGTTAAGTAGGGTTATTTATGGTACAAGAACATCTTTGATAATAGGATTTTCTGTTGTAGCTCTTGCCCTGTTAATTGGAGTGCCTCTGGGACTAATAGCAGGGTACTTTGGTGGCAAAGTAGATTTGGCAGTAATGCGTATAACTGACATATTCTTGGCGTTTCCACCGCTTCTCTTGGCATTGTTAATAGCCACAACTCTAGGAAGAGGAATGGTCAATGCAATCTTGGCTTTGGCAATAAGCTGGTGGCCATGGTATACGAGACTTGCTAGGGGGATGGCAATATCAGTTAAGGAAAGACCATATGTCGAAGCTGCAAAGGCAATGGGAATTGCTGATTGGAAAATAATGCTTAGGCATATATTGCCGAACTCCATTTCTCCTGTTATAGTCCAAGCAACGATGGACATGGGATCAGCTATACTTGAAGCTGCAGCATTGAGCTTCCTTGGTTTGGGTGTCCAGCCACCAACACCAGATTGGGGGCTTATGGTAAGCGAAGGAAAGGATTACTTCCTCAACTATTGGTGGTATCCTGTTTTCCCAGGTTTGGCAATATTCATTACAGTTATTGCATTCAACTTGCTGGGTGACGCAGTTAGGGAAGTTATTGATCCAAGGCTCAGGAGGAGATTCCTATGA
- a CDS encoding ABC transporter permease: MKFREYVAYRLVLAIFVIIGVVTLVFFVSRVIPSDPAALYVGAHPTPEAIEKAREQLHLNDPLIKQYAYYLWSLLHGDLGISIRTHNPVVQDLKSAFTATFELILVAEFIAILIGIPLGVYSAVKKDSWLDNLSRLFAISGVSLPAFWFGIVLQLIFFKHLQLLPLAGRVDTVVLLQHPLKVITGFYLIDSLITGNIPVFIDALKHIILPAITLAMYPIGLITRQVRSMMIEVLQENYIRTAWAYGIPPRRIYFKYALKNAIAPALITIGLSFAYTLVGAFLVELIFNWPGLGRYAAYSILSMDYPAVLGVTIVAATAYVFINLIVDIVQVYLDPRIKL; encoded by the coding sequence ATGAAGTTCAGGGAATATGTTGCCTATAGACTCGTGTTGGCGATTTTTGTCATTATTGGTGTTGTTACACTTGTGTTCTTTGTATCTAGAGTAATCCCCTCAGACCCAGCAGCGTTATATGTTGGTGCCCACCCAACCCCAGAAGCTATAGAGAAAGCAAGGGAACAGCTTCATTTAAATGACCCTCTGATAAAACAATACGCTTATTATCTCTGGTCACTTCTTCATGGAGATTTGGGGATTTCAATAAGAACTCATAATCCTGTTGTTCAAGATTTAAAATCAGCTTTTACTGCAACGTTTGAGCTTATCCTTGTTGCGGAATTTATTGCAATACTCATTGGAATTCCCCTTGGCGTTTACTCGGCTGTTAAAAAGGATTCTTGGTTAGATAATCTTAGCAGGCTTTTTGCGATAAGTGGCGTCTCTTTACCTGCATTTTGGTTTGGAATTGTTCTTCAGCTGATATTTTTCAAACACCTGCAGTTGCTCCCTCTGGCTGGTAGAGTTGATACAGTTGTACTTTTGCAACATCCCCTCAAAGTTATAACTGGATTTTATCTCATTGATTCTTTGATAACAGGAAACATTCCGGTATTTATAGATGCACTGAAGCATATTATATTACCGGCAATTACTTTGGCAATGTATCCTATCGGATTAATAACTAGACAAGTTCGCTCAATGATGATTGAGGTTCTCCAAGAAAATTACATAAGGACGGCTTGGGCATATGGAATTCCACCAAGAAGGATATATTTTAAATATGCCCTTAAAAATGCAATAGCTCCAGCGTTGATAACCATTGGATTATCCTTTGCATATACACTTGTTGGAGCATTTCTGGTAGAGCTGATATTCAATTGGCCAGGACTTGGAAGGTATGCAGCATATTCAATTCTCAGCATGGATTATCCAGCTGTTCTTGGAGTTACAATTGTTGCGGCAACTGCTTATGTCTTCATTAACCTGATTGTTGACATAGTCCAAGTTTATCTTGATCCAAGAATAAAGCTGTGA
- a CDS encoding ABC transporter substrate-binding protein: protein MKKEFAILVVAVIIFGVIASGCIGGETSTTQTQKPATSSAQSTSETTNVVIYGYGSEMITLDPSTEFSNSIVVLANVYECLVKYTPEGLKPWLATSWESNENGTVWTFHLRKGVKFHTGNEMTAEDVKWSIERTIRMGLGPAFIWDPVKKIEIVDEYTIKFYLKYPANLPLIASSAYGAYIMDSKYLSKLGDDNAIADWLNKGHDAGTGPYMIDKYDPKTEVILKKFPEYWGGWSDDQFDVAIIKIVPDASLREQMVVSGEIQITRDLPLDDIPKLKENPNVVVDQTPSYQELYAFFNTKKPPLDNKLVRQALSYAVPYQDIVQYVLHGYGEVAKGPIPKGMFGYFEDLPTYHYDLNKAKELLAKAGYPNGGFKLVLTYTQGDEAEAKVAEIIKAEWKKLGIEVEIRPMNWEQQWALAKSDPAKAQDIFMMYWWPTYPTPYDFLFNMFHCEEEINFNLCYYCNSEFDKLIDEAVTLEGTQPEKAAELYKKAEKILIEDAPAIFLYYPDDVYVYHKSIKGFKDNPGYPQVVFFYELHKA, encoded by the coding sequence GTGAAAAAAGAGTTTGCTATCTTGGTAGTAGCCGTTATTATATTTGGAGTGATTGCAAGTGGATGTATTGGAGGGGAAACATCAACAACTCAAACACAAAAACCCGCAACTTCCTCTGCACAATCAACGAGTGAAACAACAAATGTTGTAATTTATGGATATGGAAGTGAAATGATAACTTTGGATCCAAGCACAGAATTTTCAAATTCAATAGTGGTTCTTGCAAATGTCTATGAGTGTCTTGTGAAATATACTCCAGAGGGATTAAAACCCTGGCTTGCCACATCTTGGGAAAGCAACGAAAATGGAACAGTCTGGACGTTTCATTTAAGGAAGGGAGTTAAATTCCACACAGGTAATGAAATGACAGCTGAAGACGTCAAGTGGTCAATTGAGAGAACAATTAGAATGGGACTTGGACCAGCATTTATCTGGGATCCTGTAAAGAAAATTGAAATTGTCGATGAGTATACTATCAAATTCTACCTAAAATATCCCGCAAATCTCCCATTAATAGCTTCATCCGCATATGGAGCCTACATAATGGATAGCAAATATCTATCAAAACTTGGTGATGATAATGCAATCGCCGACTGGTTGAACAAGGGACATGATGCAGGAACTGGACCATATATGATAGATAAGTACGATCCAAAGACGGAGGTCATTTTGAAGAAATTCCCTGAATACTGGGGAGGATGGAGTGATGACCAGTTCGATGTGGCGATAATAAAAATTGTTCCAGACGCATCACTGAGAGAACAAATGGTAGTTAGTGGTGAAATCCAAATTACAAGAGACCTGCCTCTTGATGATATACCCAAGCTTAAGGAGAACCCAAATGTTGTCGTTGACCAAACGCCTTCTTATCAAGAACTGTATGCATTCTTCAACACAAAGAAACCACCTTTAGACAACAAACTCGTTAGACAAGCCCTAAGCTATGCTGTTCCTTACCAGGATATCGTTCAGTATGTCCTACATGGATATGGTGAGGTAGCAAAGGGTCCGATACCAAAGGGAATGTTTGGCTACTTTGAGGACTTGCCAACTTATCATTATGACCTCAACAAAGCGAAAGAACTTTTAGCAAAAGCTGGATATCCAAATGGAGGCTTTAAACTAGTTCTCACATACACTCAAGGTGATGAGGCGGAAGCAAAAGTTGCTGAGATAATCAAAGCAGAGTGGAAAAAGCTTGGTATTGAAGTTGAAATAAGACCAATGAACTGGGAGCAACAATGGGCTTTAGCAAAAAGTGACCCAGCGAAAGCCCAAGACATATTCATGATGTATTGGTGGCCAACATATCCAACCCCCTATGACTTCCTCTTTAACATGTTCCATTGTGAAGAGGAGATAAACTTCAACCTCTGTTACTACTGTAATTCAGAGTTTGACAAGCTCATTGATGAGGCAGTTACATTGGAAGGAACCCAACCAGAAAAAGCTGCTGAGCTTTACAAGAAGGCTGAAAAGATACTGATTGAAGATGCCCCTGCGATATTCCTCTACTACCCTGACGATGTCTATGTCTATCACAAGAGCATAAAGGGATTCAAGGACAACCCAGGATATCCACAAGTTGTGTTCTTCTATGAACTGCATAAGGCTTAG
- a CDS encoding Lrp/AsnC family transcriptional regulator, with protein sequence MKNRNDKSRNRRGVIKWSKEEIEFWKHMSKGELSDIDVMIYLALRENGRIPDTELARMLGVSVPTARRHRIALQEKGYLQVMGMLIFEEFGLASADVILKFREDAEKEEIEAFIQEAIENPKVFEIDEYIGEYDIVIKFFDKDFKELKKTIENFITGRKIIQKSLILPAVSSPKLFTKPMKYKHAR encoded by the coding sequence ATGAAAAATAGAAATGACAAAAGTAGAAATAGAAGAGGAGTTATTAAATGGAGTAAAGAGGAGATTGAATTTTGGAAACATATGAGCAAGGGGGAGTTAAGTGATATTGATGTTATGATATATCTAGCCCTGAGAGAAAATGGTAGAATACCGGATACAGAATTAGCAAGAATGCTTGGAGTTTCTGTTCCAACGGCAAGAAGACACAGAATTGCTCTTCAAGAAAAAGGCTATCTTCAAGTAATGGGCATGTTAATTTTTGAAGAATTTGGACTAGCATCTGCTGATGTTATTTTGAAGTTTAGGGAAGATGCCGAGAAAGAAGAAATTGAGGCCTTTATACAGGAGGCAATTGAAAATCCTAAGGTCTTTGAAATAGATGAATATATAGGGGAGTATGATATTGTTATAAAATTTTTCGATAAGGATTTTAAAGAGCTCAAGAAAACAATAGAGAATTTTATCACGGGACGTAAGATAATTCAAAAAAGCCTCATTTTACCAGCAGTATCAAGTCCGAAGCTCTTTACAAAGCCTATGAAATACAAACATGCTCGATGA
- a CDS encoding DUF6092 family protein: MEDILKDDHFKLLAFLITSARGCVDEPPLYGPLRLVDAASRLIEIMRKEGKVNEQIIKLQKMIKEKMDLVMYDEEMFIEFLDELSKELAKILKSE; this comes from the coding sequence ATGGAAGACATTTTAAAGGATGATCATTTCAAGTTGTTGGCATTTTTAATAACTAGTGCAAGAGGATGTGTTGATGAACCTCCGCTTTATGGCCCATTGAGGTTAGTGGATGCAGCCTCAAGACTAATTGAAATTATGAGGAAAGAAGGGAAAGTCAATGAACAAATAATAAAGCTCCAAAAGATGATTAAAGAGAAAATGGATCTAGTAATGTATGATGAAGAAATGTTCATAGAGTTCCTTGATGAGCTCTCTAAAGAGCTTGCAAAGATACTCAAAAGTGAATAG